The following proteins come from a genomic window of Gordonia westfalica:
- a CDS encoding SIMPL domain-containing protein, whose protein sequence is MTDLEIVVRGNARGRYAPERGVLDLAVHLEGPVKSAVYEAAVALHSRLTGALGELESAGAVNRWTAESVRVYSYRPYSQDGEPRDPMYNTRIRLDAEFGDFEKLSEFIDTWSGEEGVTVNAVRWDVHETSRRAHERELRREAVEDAIAKAQAYSDAVGRGPVTPTLLSDPDMVDRVPSPRGRMMIAAAPDSGPSLELRADDIEIDVAVDARFRAE, encoded by the coding sequence GTGACCGATCTCGAAATCGTGGTTCGTGGAAACGCCCGTGGTCGCTACGCGCCCGAGCGCGGTGTCCTCGACCTCGCCGTCCATCTCGAAGGTCCGGTGAAGTCCGCGGTGTACGAGGCGGCCGTGGCGCTGCACTCCCGGCTCACCGGCGCCCTCGGAGAACTCGAATCGGCCGGCGCGGTGAACCGGTGGACGGCCGAATCGGTACGGGTGTACTCGTACCGGCCGTACTCGCAGGACGGGGAACCGCGGGACCCGATGTACAACACCCGCATTCGCCTCGACGCCGAGTTCGGCGACTTCGAGAAGCTGTCGGAGTTCATCGACACCTGGTCGGGCGAGGAAGGGGTGACGGTCAACGCGGTCCGGTGGGACGTCCACGAGACGAGCCGTCGCGCACACGAACGTGAGCTCCGACGGGAGGCGGTCGAGGACGCAATCGCCAAGGCGCAGGCCTACTCCGACGCCGTGGGCCGGGGACCGGTGACACCGACTCTCCTGTCCGATCCCGACATGGTCGACCGCGTCCCGTCGCCGCGCGGGCGGATGATGATTGCCGCTGCCCCGGATTCGGGGCCCTCTCTGGAACTGCGGGCCGACGACATCGAGATCGACGTCGCGGTCGACGCGCGGTTTCGCGCGGAGTGA
- a CDS encoding GNAT family N-acetyltransferase produces the protein MFRWLGGGGGSPGWPATLGPLRTKGGTVSLRPVKMRDGKTWSELRIRNQNSLLPWEPTGIGSWADRHQPGSWPPLFAVLKSEAKRGAILPFVIELDGRYVGQLTVGNIQRGAVRTAWIGYWVDEAHAGKGIATAAVALGVDHCFGPVGLHRLDATVQPSNEASQKVLKNSGFRQEGLLVRYMDVNKRWRDHLLFALTAEEVVGSAAEALVRAGRASFQ, from the coding sequence GTGTTCAGGTGGTTAGGTGGCGGTGGAGGCAGCCCGGGCTGGCCGGCGACCCTCGGACCGCTGCGCACGAAGGGCGGGACGGTCAGTCTGCGCCCGGTGAAGATGCGCGACGGGAAGACCTGGAGCGAACTGCGCATCCGCAATCAGAATTCGTTGTTGCCCTGGGAGCCGACCGGTATCGGGAGCTGGGCCGACCGGCATCAGCCCGGTTCGTGGCCGCCGTTGTTCGCGGTGCTGAAATCCGAGGCCAAGCGCGGCGCGATCCTGCCGTTCGTGATCGAACTCGACGGCCGCTACGTGGGACAGCTGACCGTCGGCAACATCCAGCGCGGGGCGGTGCGGACGGCATGGATCGGCTACTGGGTCGACGAGGCGCACGCGGGCAAGGGCATCGCGACCGCCGCCGTCGCGCTGGGTGTGGACCACTGCTTCGGTCCGGTCGGCCTGCACCGGCTCGACGCGACCGTGCAGCCGTCCAACGAGGCGTCGCAGAAGGTGTTGAAGAACAGCGGTTTTCGGCAGGAAGGCCTGCTGGTCCGGTACATGGACGTCAACAAGCGGTGGCGCGACCACCTGCTGTTCGCGCTGACGGCCGAAGAAGTCGTCGGCTCCGCGGCCGAAGCCCTGGTCCGAGCCGGCCGGGCCTCCTTCCAGTAG
- the glp gene encoding gephyrin-like molybdotransferase Glp, translated as MRSVEDHLTLVTAAAVAPRPVRVAISEAQGLMCAEEVVTEHPMPGFDQAAIDGYAVRAVDVALAGVLAPEDLEEFDANGAELVDLEAGEPMIVSLPVVGEVGPGSRTPTRLQPRQAVRVETGAPMPTLADAVVPLRWTDGGDQRVKVGHGVESGNYVRRVGDDVQPGDVAVRAGAIIGPAQVGLLAAVGQSRVMVHPRPRLSVISVGSELVDIDRTPGPGQIYDVNSYALAAAARDAGADVNRVGIAERDASRMREVVEAQLIRSEIVVICGAVGGSASKAIADALADLGDLEIVRVAMHPGSVQGFGRLGRDEVPTFLLPANPVSALVCFEVMVRPLIRIALGKRQPMRRVIKARTIGPIASVRGRKGYLRGQLMRDERTGDYLVQVLGASPTGSSHLLAELADANCLIMVDPDVEEMSTGDEVEVAFLAQRG; from the coding sequence TGTGCGCGGAGGAAGTGGTCACCGAGCATCCGATGCCGGGTTTCGACCAGGCTGCCATCGACGGCTACGCGGTACGCGCGGTCGACGTGGCGCTCGCCGGTGTGCTCGCGCCGGAGGACCTCGAGGAGTTCGACGCCAACGGTGCCGAACTCGTGGACCTCGAGGCCGGCGAACCGATGATCGTGTCCCTGCCCGTGGTCGGGGAGGTGGGTCCGGGTTCGCGAACCCCCACCCGGCTACAGCCGCGGCAGGCCGTGCGGGTCGAGACCGGTGCGCCGATGCCGACTCTCGCCGACGCCGTCGTGCCGTTGCGCTGGACCGACGGCGGCGACCAGCGGGTGAAGGTCGGTCACGGCGTCGAGAGCGGCAACTATGTCCGGCGGGTCGGCGACGACGTCCAGCCGGGTGACGTCGCGGTCCGTGCCGGCGCCATCATCGGGCCTGCCCAGGTGGGTCTGTTGGCCGCGGTCGGACAGTCACGCGTGATGGTGCACCCGCGTCCGCGCCTGTCGGTGATCTCGGTCGGCAGCGAACTCGTCGACATCGACCGCACCCCCGGGCCGGGGCAGATCTACGACGTCAACAGTTATGCGCTCGCGGCCGCGGCGCGCGACGCCGGCGCCGACGTCAATCGGGTCGGGATCGCCGAACGCGACGCCTCGCGCATGCGTGAGGTGGTCGAGGCGCAACTCATCCGCTCGGAGATCGTGGTGATCTGCGGCGCCGTCGGCGGCAGCGCGTCGAAGGCCATCGCCGACGCCCTTGCCGACCTCGGCGACCTCGAGATCGTCCGGGTGGCCATGCATCCCGGGTCGGTGCAGGGTTTCGGGCGGCTCGGCCGCGACGAGGTGCCGACCTTTCTGCTCCCGGCGAACCCGGTGAGCGCGCTGGTGTGCTTCGAGGTGATGGTGCGGCCGCTGATCCGGATCGCGCTGGGCAAGCGGCAGCCGATGCGCCGGGTGATCAAGGCCCGCACCATCGGGCCGATCGCGTCGGTGCGCGGCCGCAAGGGCTATCTCCGCGGTCAGCTCATGCGCGACGAGCGGACCGGTGACTACCTCGTCCAGGTGCTCGGCGCATCGCCGACCGGATCGTCGCATCTGCTGGCGGAACTCGCCGACGCGAACTGCCTCATCATGGTCGACCCCGACGTCGAGGAGATGAGCACTGGCGACGAGGTCGAGGTGGCCTTCCTCGCCCAGCGCGGCTGA